One genomic window of Lytechinus variegatus isolate NC3 chromosome 1, Lvar_3.0, whole genome shotgun sequence includes the following:
- the LOC121424699 gene encoding uncharacterized protein LOC121424699, which yields MEGRHHLPTTGQVTKWFVRFLTRNPRLVFWKSQPIGKERAIVTPGRINRWFKESEAYMYLEEVGAMSILFEGRRMFNGDESGFPLGRRKGTRVLAEKGSKIVHEVRNSDKTQITVLATMNVSEISSLLSLSFQVN from the coding sequence ATGGAAGGAAGACACCATTTACCAACAACAGGCCAGGTGACAAAATGGTTTGTGAGATTTCTCACCAGAAATCCGAGGCTTGTCTTCTGGAAATCCCAACCGATAGGCAAGGAGAGGGCCATTGTTACCCCTGGCCGAATCAATCGATGGTTCAAAGAATCagaggcctacatgtatctggAGGAAGTGGGGGCCATGAGCATCCTCTTTGAAGGAAGGCGGATGTTCAATGGCGATGAAAGTGGCTTCCCACTTGGCAGGCGCAAGGGGACCAGAGTTCTTGCAGAGAAGGGATCGAAAATCGTCCACGAGGTGAGGAACTCCGACAAGACGCAGATCACCGTCTTGGCAACAATGAACGTGTCGGAGATTTCCTCCCTCCTGTCATTATCGTTCCAGGTAAACTGA